Proteins from a single region of Gossypium arboreum isolate Shixiya-1 chromosome 1, ASM2569848v2, whole genome shotgun sequence:
- the LOC128289363 gene encoding receptor kinase-like protein Xa21, with protein MATFSMKLTTIVTDQLALLALKEHVIHDPENVLTTNWSASTHVCNWFGVSCGSKHRRVVALNFTGLGLVGILPPHLGNLSFLSLLSISDNSFGGELPVQLSNLRRLKHINFRNNNFSGEIPSWLGSLPELQRLFLYHNNFKGAIPFSLGNLSKLEMLYLLDNQLSGSIPLSIFNISSLQKINLRNNYLFGSIPSGSHDFLSLALIDFTFNNFTGHIPSDMFDHLPNLKNLGLSYNMLSGKIPASLCKCKELQILSLSYNQFGGNLPIEIGNLSMLQMLLIGDNNFEGKVYQFFEATKVFIQFENKLIK; from the coding sequence atgGCTACTTTCTCTATGAAATTAACCACCATAGTTACCGACCAATTGGCTCTTCTTGCATTAAAAGAACATGTTATTCACGACCCCGAAAATGTCTTGACAACTAACTGGTCAGCTTCTACCCATGTTTGCAATTGGTTTGGTGTCAGTTGTGGATCCAAGCACCGCAGAGTTGTAGCTCTAAACTTTACTGGGTTGGGACTCGTAGGAATCCTTCCTCCCCACTTAggaaatttatcattcctttctcTTCTTTCCATTTCAGATAATAGTTTTGGCGGTGAATTACCTGTCCAATTATCCAATTTGCGACGGTTGAAGCATATAAACTTTCGTAACAACAACTTTAGTGGAGAAATCCCATCATGGTTGGGATCATTACCTGAACTTCAAAGGTTGTTTCTGTATCATAACAACTTCAAGGGTGCTATTCCATTTTCTTTAGGTAATTTGTCAAAGCTAGAGATGTTGTACTTGTTAGATAACCAGCTTTCAGGTTCAATACCTTTATCCATCTTCAATATATCTTCGTTGCAGAAAATAAATCTAAGAAACAATTATCTCTTTGGTTCCATACCCTCTGGTTCGCACGATTTTCTTTCCCTAGCACTCATAGATTTCACCTTCAATAATTTCACTGGCCATATTCCAAGTGATATGTTTGATCATCTTCCGAATTTGAAAAATCTGGGCTTGAGTTATAACATGCTTTCCGGTAAAATTCCAGCTAGTTTATGCAAGTGCAAAGAGTTACAAATTTTATCGTTATCATATAACCAATTTGGAGGAAACCTTCCGATAGAAATTGGGAATTTGAGTATGCTTCAAATGCTCCTTATTGGTGACAATAACTTTGAAGGTAAGGTATACCAATTTTTTGAAGCTACCAAAGTGTTTATACAATTtgagaataaattaataaaataa